The genomic window AGCCGCGACGCCAGACTGGCCTACGTCACCAACCGCGACGAGGGCAGTGTGACCGTACTCGACCTGGCCCGCCTGAAGCCCACCACCACCTGGCGGATCCCCGGCGGCAGCCCGGACATGGGCGGCCTCTCAGCCGACGGCAAGCAGCTCTGGCTCTCCGGGCGCTACCACGACGAGGTGTACGTGTTGAGCACGGAGACCGGCAAGCTGCTCGCCCGCATCCCCGTCGGCCGAGGCCCCCACGGCCTGGCCGTCTGGCCGCAGCCCGGTCGCTATTCTCTCGGGCACACCGGAAACATCCGGTAGGACAGGGCCCGTCCCGACCGGTCCCTCCGTGGCGGCCGCGTCCCGCGACAGCGCGCCGTCACAACGGCTGGTACTCGACCTCAGGGCGGCCGGGCGTGCCGTAGCGGGGGGTGCGTACCGCGCGTTCGGCGGTCACCAGGTATTCCAGATAGCGGCGGGCGGTCACCCGCGAGATGCCGGTCTGCTGGCTCACCTCGGTCGCGGACCGGCCCGCCCCCGGGGAGAGGACGGCCAGCACCCGGTGCAGGGTCTGCTCGTCCAGTCCCTTGGGCAGGGTGTGCCGCGCGGCGCCGCGCAGGGTGGCGAACATCCGGTCCACCTCGTGCTGGGCGGCGACCTCACCCTCGGCGAGCGCCTGGCGCCGGTAGTCGGCGTACCGCTCCAGCTTGTCGCGGAAGGCGGCGAAGGTGAACGGCTTGAGCAGGTAGTGGGTCACCCCGAGGGAGACGGCGGTGCGGACCACCGCCAGATCCCGTGCCGACGTCACCGCGAGCACGTCGACGCTGCTGCCCGCCGCCCGCAGGGCCCGGCAGACCTCCAGGCCGTGCAGGTCGGGCAGCCGGAAGTCGAGCAGCACCAGGTCGACGTCCGCGCCCGCCCGGTGCCGCAGCGCCGCCATCGCCGCCTGCGCGGTGTGCGCCACCCCGACTACCACGAAGCCGGGTACCCGTTCGGTGTAGGCCTTGTGCGCCTCCGCCAGCAGCGGCTCGTCCTCCACCACCAGCACCCGGATGTCGGTCATGACCGACCGTCCGGGATCGGCAGCCGGACGGTGAACAGGGTGCCGCCGTCTTCGGACCGGCCGACGTCGGACCGGCCACCGTGCCGGCGGATCACCTGCCCGACCAGCGCCAGGCCCAGGCCTCGTCCGGCGCTCTTGGTCGACCAGCCGCGCCGGAACGCGTCGGTCACCCGCTCGGGCTCCAGCCCTGGGCCGTTGTCGCCGACCCGGACGACGATCTCGTCGTCGACGGTGCCGACGAAGACCCGTACCCGGCGCGGCGGTTCGGTGCCGGCCACCGCCTCCAGGGCGTTGTCGACCAGGTTGCCGACGACAGTGAGCAGGTCGGCGGTGGGCAGCGGGCTGTCGTCGAGCCGGCAGTCGGGCTCGATCACCAGGTCCACGCCGCGCTCCCCGGCCCGCGCCGACTTGCCGAGCAGCAGGGCGGCCAGCGCCGGTTCGGTCACCGCGCCGACCACCCGGTCGGTCAGCTGTTGGGCCAGCGCCAGGTCCCGGGTGGCGAGCCGGACCGCCTCGTCGGTGCGGCCCAGCTCCACCAGGGTCAGCACGGTATGCAGCCGGTTCGCCGACTCGTGGGTCTGGGCCTGCAGCGCCTCGGTCAGCGCGCGTACCGAGTCCAGCTCGCTGGCCAGGTTACGCAGCTCGGTCTGGTCGCGCAGGGTCAGTACG from Micromonospora kangleipakensis includes these protein-coding regions:
- a CDS encoding response regulator; protein product: MTDIRVLVVEDEPLLAEAHKAYTERVPGFVVVGVAHTAQAAMAALRHRAGADVDLVLLDFRLPDLHGLEVCRALRAAGSSVDVLAVTSARDLAVVRTAVSLGVTHYLLKPFTFAAFRDKLERYADYRRQALAEGEVAAQHEVDRMFATLRGAARHTLPKGLDEQTLHRVLAVLSPGAGRSATEVSQQTGISRVTARRYLEYLVTAERAVRTPRYGTPGRPEVEYQPL